One window of the Flavobacteriaceae bacterium YJPT1-3 genome contains the following:
- a CDS encoding DUF6495 family protein, producing MKYRRLTQEQLEELHQEFINFLATQSITAEEWKTIKANQPEVAEEELDVFSDLVWEGVLRKAEYLEHISPQSLYLFQVEETQMDLIAVKINNDAIDITSDAGYQWLREHLTGDEVELFTASKSYSDDKPLDVFKLVEQGAVITKGELYQWFETFVDTQES from the coding sequence ATGAAATACCGAAGACTTACTCAAGAGCAACTGGAAGAACTCCATCAAGAATTCATAAACTTCCTGGCCACTCAGAGTATTACGGCTGAAGAATGGAAAACCATCAAAGCCAATCAACCCGAAGTAGCCGAAGAAGAACTTGATGTGTTCAGTGACCTGGTCTGGGAAGGGGTACTGCGCAAAGCAGAATATCTGGAACATATCTCTCCTCAAAGCCTCTATCTTTTTCAGGTAGAAGAGACCCAAATGGATTTGATCGCGGTCAAGATCAACAATGACGCTATCGATATCACATCCGATGCCGGTTACCAGTGGCTACGTGAACATCTAACCGGAGATGAGGTGGAGCTTTTTACCGCCTCTAAATCCTATTCTGATGATAAGCCTTTAGATGTCTTCAAATTGGTCGAGCAAGGAGCCGTCATCACCAAAGGCGAATTGTATCAGTGGTTTGAAACCTTTGTGGATACCCAGGAATCGTAA
- the hisS gene encoding histidine--tRNA ligase has translation MAQKPSIPKGTRDFSPAEVLRRHYIISIIEKHFKQFGFQPIETPSFENNSTLLGKYGEEGDRLIFKILNSGEFLDKVDEETYASRDSQKLGAAITEKALRYDLTVPFARYVVQHQNEIDFPFKRYQIQNVWRADRPQKGRFREFTQCDADVVGSNGLIQEVELIQLYDAVFTELQLEGATIKLNNRKLLAGIAEMIGAGAQLIPFTVALDKLDKIGRSGVEQEMRSKGISDAAIEALSPLFTLSGSAKEKLNTLEDLLENSTKGQEGISEVRFILDAIEVLGLQSTTLDLDITLARGLDYYTGAIFEVAAPENVKMGSIGGGGRYDDLTGIFGLKDLGGVGISFGLDRIYLVLEELDLFPEQASARLKALFINFGQEEAMQAMKALVRFRESGIAAELYPDDAKLKKQFTYADRRDVPYVILIGKDELAQGMYTLKDMKSGEQQAMTLEELLSRLR, from the coding sequence ATGGCACAAAAACCTTCCATCCCAAAAGGAACGCGCGATTTTAGTCCGGCTGAAGTACTTCGACGTCACTACATCATTTCCATCATTGAAAAGCACTTCAAGCAGTTTGGTTTTCAGCCCATTGAAACCCCCAGTTTTGAGAACAACAGTACCTTACTAGGCAAGTATGGGGAGGAGGGCGACCGACTCATTTTCAAGATCCTGAATAGCGGAGAGTTTCTGGACAAGGTGGATGAAGAAACCTATGCCAGTCGGGATAGTCAAAAACTAGGAGCGGCCATCACAGAAAAAGCACTGCGCTACGACCTGACCGTACCTTTTGCGCGCTATGTGGTCCAGCATCAAAATGAAATTGACTTTCCGTTTAAGCGCTATCAGATACAAAATGTGTGGCGCGCTGATCGACCTCAAAAGGGAAGATTCAGAGAATTTACCCAGTGTGATGCCGACGTGGTGGGTTCCAACGGACTCATTCAGGAGGTGGAGCTGATCCAATTGTACGATGCCGTGTTTACCGAACTGCAGTTGGAAGGGGCGACGATCAAATTAAATAACCGCAAACTGTTGGCCGGTATCGCCGAAATGATCGGAGCCGGAGCGCAATTGATCCCCTTTACGGTCGCTCTGGATAAATTGGACAAGATCGGTCGGAGTGGGGTAGAGCAGGAAATGCGCTCGAAAGGCATTTCGGATGCGGCTATTGAGGCTTTGAGTCCGTTGTTTACCCTCTCCGGATCGGCTAAGGAAAAGCTGAACACCCTGGAAGATTTACTGGAAAATTCCACCAAAGGACAGGAAGGAATCTCTGAAGTTCGTTTTATTCTGGATGCGATCGAGGTTCTCGGGCTTCAAAGCACCACGCTGGACCTGGACATTACCCTGGCGCGCGGACTTGATTACTACACCGGAGCCATTTTTGAAGTAGCGGCTCCTGAAAACGTCAAGATGGGCAGCATTGGAGGTGGAGGTCGCTATGACGATCTTACCGGGATTTTTGGCCTGAAGGATTTGGGTGGCGTGGGTATCTCTTTTGGTTTAGACCGAATCTATCTGGTTCTTGAAGAATTAGACCTCTTTCCCGAGCAAGCGTCTGCCCGACTGAAAGCCTTGTTCATCAACTTTGGGCAAGAAGAAGCCATGCAGGCGATGAAGGCATTGGTGCGCTTTCGCGAAAGCGGAATTGCAGCCGAGCTCTATCCGGACGATGCTAAATTAAAAAAGCAATTCACCTATGCTGACCGACGCGACGTCCCTTATGTGATCTTGATTGGTAAAGATGAGCTTGCCCAGGGAATGTATACCTTGAAGGATATGAAGTCTGGAGAACAGCAAGCCATGACCTTGGAGGAATTGCTTTCCCGATTGCGCTAA
- the rplI gene encoding 50S ribosomal protein L9: MELILKKDVDKLGFADDIVTVKNGYGRNFLIPRGHAILATPSAKKMLEETLKQRAYKDKKVIEAAEKEAEKLNGLEIKIAAKAGEAEKLFGSVTDADLVDALAKEGVEIDKKYVSIAGGNIKRLGQYTASLRFHRSVQREFTFDVVAEA; encoded by the coding sequence ATGGAACTTATTTTAAAGAAAGACGTTGACAAACTAGGTTTTGCTGACGACATCGTTACTGTAAAGAATGGTTACGGGAGAAATTTTTTAATTCCTCGTGGTCATGCTATTCTCGCAACTCCATCTGCAAAAAAGATGTTGGAGGAAACTTTAAAGCAACGAGCATACAAAGACAAGAAAGTCATTGAAGCTGCTGAAAAGGAAGCGGAGAAATTGAACGGATTGGAAATCAAAATCGCTGCCAAAGCAGGGGAAGCAGAAAAGTTATTCGGTTCTGTTACCGATGCGGATCTGGTTGATGCTCTTGCGAAAGAAGGAGTAGAAATTGATAAGAAATACGTATCGATCGCCGGTGGGAACATCAAGCGATTGGGGCAATATACGGCCAGCTTACGTTTTCACCGTAGCGTACAACGCGAATTCACTTTCGACGTAGTCGCTGAAGCTTAA
- a CDS encoding ABC transporter permease produces MFKLLRENIRIAFDSIKSQLLRTILTILIIAIGITALVGILSLVKALENTISSDFASMGANTFNLQRYEFTVRRGGSGEREKINPILSYRDIKQFEENYQYPYSQVAVSFTGTRDAEVKYSGEETDPEVNILGVNENFLENSGLELESGRDFNVFDIQNNNRVCVLGSDFKKTLFENIDPIGKEISIRGSRFTVIGLLEEKGATFGNNQDLRVLIPIQVARSMYTQPNINYNISVKVDDKQMIDGAQDEAIIVFRNIRGLTPIEENNFGLERSDDLINRIAEITGALSIAAWIISLITVLGSSIALMNIMLVSVTERTREIGVRKALGAKRRTIATQFLIETIIIGQLGGALGILLGILIGIAVSNLADFQFSTPWGAMIAAALVTFIVAIISGSYPAAKAARLDPIESLRYE; encoded by the coding sequence ATGTTCAAACTGCTTCGAGAAAATATTCGCATTGCTTTTGATTCGATCAAGAGTCAACTGTTACGTACCATACTGACTATTTTGATCATTGCCATTGGGATCACTGCGCTAGTAGGCATCCTAAGCCTGGTCAAAGCCTTGGAGAATACCATCAGCAGTGATTTTGCTTCTATGGGCGCCAACACCTTTAATCTGCAGCGTTATGAATTCACCGTACGCAGGGGAGGAAGCGGTGAACGGGAAAAGATTAACCCCATTCTGAGTTATCGGGATATAAAGCAATTTGAAGAAAACTACCAATATCCTTACTCTCAGGTGGCGGTGTCCTTTACCGGCACCCGGGATGCGGAAGTCAAATACAGTGGTGAGGAGACCGATCCAGAAGTCAATATTTTAGGAGTCAACGAGAATTTTCTGGAGAATTCCGGACTTGAATTAGAATCGGGTCGGGATTTTAACGTGTTTGATATTCAGAATAACAACCGGGTCTGCGTGCTGGGAAGCGATTTTAAAAAGACCCTTTTCGAGAATATTGATCCTATTGGGAAGGAGATTAGTATTCGCGGCAGCCGATTTACGGTGATCGGACTCCTGGAAGAAAAAGGAGCCACCTTTGGAAACAATCAGGATTTAAGGGTGTTGATACCCATTCAGGTGGCCCGCTCGATGTATACCCAGCCCAATATCAATTATAACATCAGCGTCAAAGTAGATGACAAGCAAATGATAGACGGGGCCCAAGATGAAGCCATCATTGTCTTTCGGAATATCCGTGGACTGACCCCCATCGAAGAGAATAATTTTGGCCTGGAGCGCAGCGATGATCTGATCAATCGTATTGCAGAGATCACCGGAGCCCTGTCGATTGCCGCCTGGATCATCAGTCTCATCACGGTGCTGGGTTCGTCCATCGCTTTGATGAACATCATGCTGGTGTCAGTGACTGAGCGTACACGAGAGATCGGAGTACGTAAGGCCTTGGGTGCAAAAAGACGAACCATTGCCACGCAATTCCTCATCGAGACCATTATTATTGGTCAGCTGGGAGGTGCCTTAGGTATATTATTGGGTATCCTAATTGGAATTGCCGTATCCAATTTGGCCGATTTTCAATTCAGTACGCCCTGGGGTGCTATGATCGCTGCGGCACTGGTGACCTTTATCGTGGCCATCATTTCAGGATCCTACCCGGCAGCTAAGGCTGCACGTCTCGATCCCATTGAATCTTTACGTTACGAGTAA